The following coding sequences are from one Natrarchaeobaculum sulfurireducens window:
- a CDS encoding globin-coupled sensor protein: protein MEVPEPGASVAPGESIGMDYEADRLVDELGLTESNVRWRQSFVDFTHEDKRRLEALNDVVGANRDDLVDAFLEPITENQRTAAILDRSPRDLQAIRRIVEGYLETLTGGTYDQRYYTHRTRIGRLHDRLEMPLYYFGGMFANISVAFLEALRDRTLEQATAALEGTDGDDAADDVTDAIEEGFADMAAVIRGTNLDMQVVNDTYLHSYSKDSERLKQQREVVESVDDSLEDLREASAAVNDETATIEGLAAEQTESMSETAAEVSSLSATVEEIASTAEEVSATTEDAEQSATRATETAEEAIDEMEQVAARTDDVTETVDELRDSVERIDEIVAVINDIADQTNLLALNASIEAATAGEAGDGFAVVANEVKSLAEESQEEATTIERMVSAIQDDTESTVDSLEDANEAVSRGVDHVSETVSSLQEIESTVKEASNGTEEVAAATDDLAASTEVVAGMADNALDGATEIARATDSIEAATDRQSQRVDEIAAEIERLVAATESGPSSTFD from the coding sequence ATGGAGGTCCCAGAACCAGGGGCGTCGGTGGCACCGGGGGAATCAATCGGGATGGATTACGAGGCCGACCGCCTCGTCGACGAACTCGGCCTGACCGAGTCGAACGTTCGGTGGCGACAGTCGTTCGTCGACTTCACCCACGAAGACAAACGTCGGCTCGAGGCGCTCAACGACGTCGTGGGCGCGAACCGTGACGACCTCGTCGACGCGTTCCTCGAACCGATTACCGAGAACCAGCGAACGGCAGCGATTCTGGATCGATCACCGCGGGATCTCCAGGCGATTCGACGGATCGTCGAAGGGTACCTCGAGACGTTAACCGGCGGCACCTACGACCAGCGATACTACACGCATCGGACGCGGATCGGACGGCTCCACGACCGCCTCGAGATGCCGCTGTACTACTTCGGCGGAATGTTCGCGAATATCTCGGTCGCGTTCCTCGAGGCCCTTCGCGATCGAACGCTCGAGCAGGCGACGGCCGCACTCGAGGGGACCGACGGCGACGACGCGGCGGACGACGTCACCGACGCAATCGAGGAGGGGTTCGCCGACATGGCGGCGGTGATCCGCGGGACGAACCTCGACATGCAGGTCGTCAACGACACCTATCTTCACTCCTACAGTAAGGATAGCGAACGGCTCAAACAACAGCGTGAGGTAGTCGAATCCGTCGACGACTCGCTCGAAGACCTCCGCGAGGCGTCGGCCGCGGTCAACGACGAGACTGCGACTATCGAAGGACTGGCGGCCGAACAGACCGAGTCGATGAGCGAGACGGCCGCCGAAGTCTCGAGTCTGAGCGCGACCGTCGAAGAGATCGCCTCGACCGCAGAGGAGGTGAGTGCAACCACCGAAGATGCCGAACAGTCAGCGACGCGGGCGACGGAAACCGCAGAAGAAGCGATCGACGAAATGGAACAGGTGGCCGCTCGCACCGACGACGTCACCGAAACCGTCGACGAACTACGCGACAGCGTCGAGCGAATCGACGAAATCGTCGCCGTCATCAACGATATCGCCGACCAGACGAACCTGCTCGCGCTCAACGCCTCGATCGAGGCGGCCACTGCCGGGGAAGCTGGCGATGGCTTCGCCGTCGTCGCGAACGAGGTCAAATCCCTCGCCGAGGAATCCCAGGAAGAAGCCACAACGATCGAGCGAATGGTGTCGGCAATTCAAGACGATACCGAATCGACCGTCGACAGTCTCGAGGACGCAAACGAAGCGGTCTCGCGCGGCGTTGACCACGTCTCGGAGACGGTCTCGAGTCTCCAGGAGATCGAATCGACCGTCAAGGAGGCGAGCAACGGCACCGAAGAGGTCGCCGCAGCGACCGACGACTTAGCGGCGAGTACAGAAGTGGTCGCTGGGATGGCCGATAACGCCCTCGACGGCGCGACCGAGATAGCCAGGGCGACCGACTCGATCGAGGCGGCGACTGATCGACAGTCCCAACGGGTCGACGAAATCGCCGCCGAGATCGAACGGCTCGTCGCCGCGACGGAGAGCGGGCCGTCGTCGACGTTCGATTGA
- a CDS encoding plastocyanin/azurin family copper-binding protein — protein MTRDNAISRRTAMKLTGAAAATALVAGCSDDDDNGDEPADDDGNGNGDADGIEIEPGTQIMFAGLTQGWEGIEPADIEGEENPTLILEEGEEYEIGWTDGDGSQHNIEIWDDGGEVVDDLQTELVSEADDDQILEFEASSEMAQYVCDPHDTTMVGDLVVE, from the coding sequence ATGACACGAGACAACGCGATCTCGCGCCGAACCGCGATGAAGCTCACCGGAGCTGCGGCCGCAACTGCCCTCGTCGCAGGATGTAGCGACGACGATGACAACGGTGACGAGCCGGCCGACGACGACGGCAACGGAAACGGCGACGCCGACGGCATCGAAATCGAGCCCGGCACGCAGATCATGTTTGCCGGCCTGACCCAGGGCTGGGAAGGCATCGAACCCGCCGACATCGAAGGCGAAGAGAACCCCACCCTCATCCTCGAGGAAGGCGAAGAGTACGAGATCGGCTGGACCGACGGCGACGGCTCCCAGCACAACATCGAGATCTGGGACGACGGCGGCGAGGTCGTCGACGACCTCCAGACCGAACTCGTCTCCGAGGCCGACGACGATCAGATCCTCGAGTTCGAGGCCAGCAGCGAGATGGCTCAGTACGTCTGTGACCCCCACGACACCACGATGGTCGGCGACCTCGTCGTCGAATAA
- a CDS encoding DUF7282 domain-containing protein: protein MSSRSILGTIKRLVAILLAIAIVLAAGILIGQAPAIFGVEEDPEASITFEDQEGNGTVVAVDEVTLSDGGFVVLTDDDGEELAVSAYLGEGTHESVTVEQDEEGPELLGSLTATVHQDTTNDETFAYDETDGEEDHPYLADGFPVSDTATVTSEDDDDPMLDSFAVESVDAPATATTNETITVVAEIENPTDLEIQQPVEFRIDGELVEQQTLDLEPGESQEASAQIDTRSLDSGERTVGVYTAGDGALETVDLEFHTDPSVDVVDADDDSVTANVAIPAEGFVAVYDNETDDRLGTSEQLETGDHENVTVEFDENATVEDDDELRAALYEGDPADPDAATTIEHDDEPVETTFTLEDVADELEADDEDDDENDDDDSETGDDSDDDGTDGDDDE from the coding sequence ATGAGCTCGAGATCGATCCTGGGAACCATCAAGCGACTCGTCGCAATCTTGCTAGCGATCGCGATCGTCCTGGCCGCTGGCATACTCATCGGACAGGCACCCGCCATCTTCGGCGTGGAAGAAGACCCCGAGGCGTCGATCACGTTCGAGGACCAGGAAGGGAACGGAACGGTCGTAGCCGTCGACGAGGTGACCCTCTCGGACGGTGGCTTCGTCGTCCTGACCGACGACGACGGCGAGGAACTCGCGGTTTCTGCGTATCTCGGCGAGGGGACACACGAGAGCGTTACCGTCGAACAGGACGAAGAGGGCCCCGAACTGCTCGGCAGCCTCACCGCGACGGTTCATCAGGACACGACCAACGACGAGACGTTTGCCTACGACGAAACCGACGGCGAGGAAGATCATCCGTACCTCGCTGACGGCTTCCCAGTAAGCGACACGGCGACCGTCACCAGCGAGGACGACGACGATCCGATGCTCGACTCCTTTGCCGTCGAATCCGTCGACGCGCCCGCGACGGCGACGACGAACGAGACGATCACGGTCGTCGCCGAGATCGAGAATCCGACCGACCTCGAGATCCAACAGCCCGTCGAGTTCCGGATCGACGGCGAACTCGTCGAACAGCAGACGCTCGACCTCGAGCCCGGCGAGTCCCAGGAGGCCAGTGCCCAGATCGACACGCGTTCGCTCGACTCCGGCGAACGGACCGTTGGCGTCTACACCGCCGGCGACGGCGCGCTCGAGACGGTCGACCTCGAGTTCCACACCGATCCGTCCGTCGACGTCGTCGACGCGGACGACGACTCGGTGACCGCCAACGTCGCGATCCCCGCCGAAGGGTTCGTCGCTGTCTACGACAACGAGACCGACGACCGCCTCGGCACGAGCGAGCAACTCGAGACCGGCGACCATGAGAACGTCACCGTCGAGTTCGACGAGAACGCCACCGTCGAAGACGACGACGAACTGCGGGCGGCCCTCTACGAAGGCGACCCCGCGGATCCCGACGCGGCGACGACGATCGAACACGACGACGAGCCCGTCGAGACGACGTTCACGCTCGAGGACGTCGCCGACGAACTCGAGGCTGACGACGAGGACGATGACGAGAACGACGATGATGACAGCGAGACTGGCGACGATAGCGATGATGACGGCACTGACGGCGACGACGACGAGTAG
- the rnz gene encoding ribonuclease Z, whose protein sequence is MPLCVTFLGTAGAVPTTERNPSGLFVARGGDQLLFDAGEGTQRQMMRFGTGFSISHLFVTHLHGDHVFGIPGLLQTMAFNDREEPLSIHTPSGTRRKIRELVTALDNSPSFPVHVTEVGDGDVPYRGDEYEVRAFETDHDTRSVGYALVEDDRKGRFDRERAEELGVPVGPKFSRLHEGEPVELEDGTVVRPDQVVGEPRPGRSIVYTGDTRPTVSTIEVADEPDLLIHDATFADDGTDRAAETAHSTARGAAEIAARAGAKRLALVHLSSRYAGYTDDHVSQAREGFDGRVFVPDDGHELEVPYPNAEE, encoded by the coding sequence ATGCCACTGTGCGTGACGTTTCTGGGGACGGCCGGTGCGGTTCCGACGACCGAGCGGAACCCGAGCGGACTCTTCGTCGCCAGGGGGGGTGACCAGTTGTTGTTCGATGCCGGTGAAGGGACCCAGCGCCAGATGATGCGTTTCGGAACTGGATTTTCGATCTCACACCTGTTCGTCACGCACCTCCACGGCGACCACGTCTTCGGGATTCCCGGCCTGTTGCAGACGATGGCGTTCAACGACCGCGAGGAACCGCTGTCGATCCACACGCCGTCCGGCACGCGTCGGAAGATCCGGGAACTCGTCACCGCACTCGACAACAGCCCCTCGTTTCCCGTCCACGTCACCGAAGTCGGCGACGGTGACGTCCCCTATCGCGGCGACGAGTACGAGGTCCGGGCGTTCGAGACCGACCACGACACCCGCTCGGTCGGCTACGCGCTCGTCGAGGACGACCGTAAGGGCCGGTTCGACCGCGAGCGCGCCGAGGAACTCGGCGTCCCCGTCGGGCCGAAGTTCTCGCGGCTCCACGAGGGTGAGCCAGTCGAACTCGAGGACGGCACCGTCGTCCGCCCCGACCAGGTCGTCGGCGAGCCTCGGCCCGGCCGATCGATCGTTTACACGGGCGACACCCGGCCGACCGTCAGCACGATCGAAGTCGCCGACGAACCCGATCTGTTGATCCACGATGCGACCTTCGCCGACGACGGGACCGACCGCGCGGCGGAGACGGCCCACTCGACCGCCCGCGGGGCTGCCGAGATCGCCGCTCGAGCGGGCGCGAAACGGCTCGCGCTGGTACACCTCTCCTCGCGCTACGCCGGCTATACGGACGACCATGTTTCCCAGGCCCGCGAGGGCTTCGACGGCCGGGTGTTCGTCCCCGACGACGGCCACGAACTCGAGGTTCCGTACCCGAACGCCGAGGAATAA
- the eif1A gene encoding translation initiation factor eIF-1A — translation MGNDGKGGRKNLRMPEDDEVFATVTDMLGANRVKVRCADGQERTARIPGKMQKRVWIREDDVVLVSPWDWQDEKADITWRYEKADADQLRREGHIQ, via the coding sequence ATGGGCAATGACGGCAAAGGCGGTCGCAAGAACCTCCGGATGCCCGAAGACGACGAGGTCTTCGCGACCGTCACGGATATGCTCGGAGCGAATCGGGTGAAGGTACGCTGTGCCGACGGACAAGAACGTACGGCACGCATCCCCGGAAAGATGCAAAAGCGCGTCTGGATACGCGAGGACGACGTCGTCCTCGTCTCCCCGTGGGATTGGCAGGACGAAAAAGCCGATATTACCTGGCGATACGAAAAAGCCGACGCCGACCAGCTACGACGGGAAGGACACATTCAGTAG
- a CDS encoding DUF7470 family protein codes for MLRNLGPLGIIGIVMLLAGIGLIAYENLVIAAGLALAIAGLGLAVRSLVSGLLSQWGLF; via the coding sequence ATGTTACGAAATCTCGGTCCACTGGGTATCATCGGGATCGTCATGTTGCTCGCTGGCATCGGCCTGATCGCCTACGAGAACCTCGTGATCGCTGCCGGACTGGCGCTCGCTATCGCCGGATTGGGGCTGGCTGTTCGCTCGCTCGTCTCCGGACTGCTCAGCCAGTGGGGGCTGTTCTGA
- a CDS encoding pyridoxal-phosphate-dependent aminotransferase family protein, translated as MTNKREYTDNYPEKKLYIPGPTEVREDVIESMCEPMFGHRMDRMTDLYTTIVEDTKTFLGTDNDVIILTGSGTEFWEASTLNLVDENILVPTCGSFSERHANVAERLGKNVDRLEYEWGDAIKPEDIRAELEESDTHYDVVATVMNESSTGVRNPIEEIGDVVAEYPDTYFVVDAVSALGGDYVDIDEHNIDVIFTSTQKAFAMPPGLAVCVVSDDAYERELEKDTASWYGGFQRCLDYYDRKGQTHSTPAIPVMLAYRTQMKHMLEEGHEARDTRHREMAEYTQEWAREHFEMFPETGYESQTVSCIENTQGIDVAETIDAVSEEYDFVFSNGYGSQLGEQTFRIGHMGEHDLESIEELTDAIEDVARL; from the coding sequence GTGACCAACAAACGCGAGTATACTGACAATTATCCCGAGAAGAAGCTGTACATCCCTGGTCCGACCGAGGTACGTGAGGACGTGATCGAGTCGATGTGCGAGCCTATGTTCGGCCACCGGATGGACCGGATGACCGACCTCTATACGACCATCGTCGAGGACACCAAGACGTTCCTCGGTACCGACAACGACGTGATCATCCTCACGGGCTCGGGGACGGAGTTCTGGGAGGCCTCGACGCTCAACCTCGTCGACGAGAACATCCTCGTTCCGACCTGTGGGAGCTTCAGCGAGCGCCACGCCAACGTCGCCGAGCGACTCGGCAAGAACGTCGACCGCCTCGAGTACGAGTGGGGCGACGCGATCAAACCCGAGGACATCCGCGCGGAACTCGAGGAGAGCGACACCCACTACGACGTCGTTGCGACCGTCATGAACGAGAGTTCCACGGGCGTGCGCAACCCCATCGAGGAGATCGGTGACGTCGTCGCCGAGTACCCGGACACCTACTTCGTCGTCGACGCCGTCTCCGCACTCGGTGGCGACTACGTCGACATCGACGAGCACAACATCGACGTCATCTTCACGTCGACGCAGAAGGCGTTCGCGATGCCGCCTGGGCTCGCCGTCTGCGTCGTCAGCGACGACGCCTACGAACGCGAACTCGAGAAAGACACCGCCTCGTGGTACGGCGGCTTCCAGCGTTGTCTCGACTACTACGACCGAAAGGGCCAGACCCACTCGACGCCCGCCATCCCGGTCATGCTCGCCTACCGCACGCAAATGAAACACATGCTCGAGGAAGGTCACGAAGCCCGCGACACACGCCACCGCGAGATGGCCGAGTACACCCAGGAGTGGGCCCGTGAACACTTCGAGATGTTCCCCGAAACGGGCTATGAATCCCAGACGGTCAGCTGTATCGAGAACACCCAGGGGATCGACGTCGCCGAGACGATCGACGCTGTCAGCGAGGAGTACGACTTCGTCTTCTCGAACGGCTACGGCTCGCAACTCGGCGAGCAGACGTTCCGTATCGGCCACATGGGCGAACACGACCTCGAGTCGATCGAGGAACTGACCGACGCCATCGAGGACGTCGCCAGGTTGTAA
- a CDS encoding histidine kinase N-terminal 7TM domain-containing protein — protein MNTGQAVAGSIVVATCFPIATMLWLAHRHSHTPGSRGLSVTLVGFFFWNLASGLIIVHPTETTFRGLWGLRLFAANLIAIGWAVIALEYTRRRRLRLGYLGWSLLFAIPLLTQVLYATNTWHHLVVHPTTTVTGIGALEVEHGWWFYVHTTYNYAVLGLGGVALLLADAVRSSGIHRRQTLILFVGFVVAAVAALGFTVEVPLPAYVDPGPFGFLVTASLWTAAVFRYRLFTLVPVARRNAVETIPDALVVVDATGHVADVNEAATDLFDVDEDVLGMRVATLFSDHPSLLERLESRREFETELSIVDSGQVRHVSLTVTPLSIDSNDVGTILMLRDITSLKTRQQEFELLQQLFSRVLRHNLRTELQYIRGYAEEIADGETDPARARQYAETIVERADELERTSQKARRIENVLGTSHERSVHDLRSILTETVAALEAACPDVDATCVGPGEAWVTAHPELQSAVANLLENAIVHAERDEPRVEVTITERDETIQTTIEDNGPGIPADELEALRNRSESALEHGSGAGLWLTDWVIEKSGGELTFEVTDAGTTATATLPKADAVNE, from the coding sequence ATGAATACAGGACAGGCGGTGGCGGGGTCGATAGTGGTCGCGACCTGTTTTCCCATCGCAACGATGTTGTGGCTCGCACATCGACATAGCCACACGCCCGGCTCACGCGGACTGAGCGTGACGCTCGTGGGATTTTTCTTCTGGAACCTCGCGTCGGGCCTCATCATCGTCCACCCCACCGAAACGACCTTTCGGGGTCTCTGGGGACTCCGTCTGTTCGCGGCGAACCTCATAGCGATCGGCTGGGCCGTCATCGCCCTCGAGTACACCCGCCGCCGTCGGCTCCGACTCGGCTATCTCGGCTGGAGTCTCCTGTTCGCGATCCCGTTGCTGACGCAGGTGTTGTACGCGACCAACACGTGGCATCACCTCGTCGTCCACCCGACGACAACGGTCACGGGTATCGGGGCGCTCGAAGTCGAGCACGGATGGTGGTTTTACGTACACACGACGTACAACTACGCCGTCCTCGGGCTCGGTGGAGTTGCGCTTTTACTCGCCGACGCCGTTCGCTCGTCCGGCATTCATCGACGACAGACACTGATCCTGTTTGTCGGCTTCGTCGTCGCCGCAGTCGCCGCCCTCGGGTTCACCGTCGAGGTACCCCTCCCGGCGTACGTCGATCCCGGGCCGTTCGGGTTCCTCGTCACCGCATCGCTGTGGACCGCCGCTGTCTTTCGATACCGACTGTTCACTCTCGTCCCAGTTGCCAGGCGAAACGCGGTCGAGACCATCCCGGACGCGCTGGTCGTCGTCGACGCCACCGGCCACGTCGCCGACGTCAACGAGGCCGCAACCGATCTGTTCGACGTCGACGAGGACGTCCTCGGGATGCGAGTGGCGACGCTGTTTTCGGACCATCCCTCGCTGCTCGAGCGCCTCGAGAGCCGCCGGGAGTTCGAGACGGAACTCAGCATCGTCGATAGCGGCCAGGTCAGACACGTCTCCCTGACGGTGACGCCGCTGTCGATCGATTCGAACGACGTCGGAACGATCCTCATGCTGCGTGACATCACGTCGCTCAAAACGAGACAACAGGAGTTCGAACTCTTACAACAGTTGTTCTCGCGCGTGCTTCGGCACAACCTTCGGACCGAACTGCAGTACATTCGTGGCTACGCCGAAGAGATCGCCGACGGGGAGACGGATCCAGCGCGGGCGAGACAGTACGCCGAGACGATCGTCGAACGGGCGGACGAACTCGAGCGGACGAGTCAGAAAGCCCGGCGTATCGAGAACGTCCTCGGTACCAGCCACGAGCGATCCGTCCACGACCTGCGTTCGATTCTGACCGAGACCGTCGCGGCACTCGAGGCGGCCTGTCCCGACGTGGACGCGACGTGTGTCGGTCCCGGCGAGGCCTGGGTTACGGCCCATCCAGAATTGCAAAGCGCCGTCGCGAACCTCCTCGAGAACGCGATCGTCCATGCAGAACGGGACGAGCCGCGAGTCGAGGTGACGATAACCGAGCGAGACGAAACGATTCAGACGACGATCGAAGACAACGGTCCCGGCATCCCGGCCGACGAACTCGAGGCGCTGCGTAACCGCTCGGAGTCGGCCCTCGAACACGGCAGCGGCGCTGGGCTCTGGCTGACCGACTGGGTGATCGAGAAATCAGGCGGTGAGTTGACCTTCGAGGTGACCGACGCCGGAACGACGGCGACGGCCACGCTCCCGAAAGCCGACGCGGTCAACGAGTAA
- a CDS encoding DUF460 domain-containing protein produces MSTRTSALDAVVFGVDVQSGDVRGDAPSYALVVLEGEDVRRDVVSHRKLRRLIDDEKPAIVATDNMYELAADKDQLVHFLGSLPTETMLVQVTGDERPEPLSRVARRHGIPYGKEPMKEAEAAARLAAHNVGYEVSAFTDTTTVKVSRGRSTGSGGWSEDRFTRRIHGSVKKRAREVESELERVNLEYDVEIREAYGGYANAVFTVEARPADIPVSRNRSGDVRVEIERERRDGIEFRPLAKRHDHVVVGIDPGTTTAVSIVSLEGEVLDVFSSRTTDTAAVIEWIVERGRPIIVAADVTPMPETVEKFRRSFDAAGWTPERDLPIDEKQHRTRDHPYDDDHQRDAMAAALYAFDAHEDQFGRIDAKLPAGIDRGEVIARVVAGEESVEAVRRDLEDDDEPEAESTQPEPRELTAEERRIRDLERQVERLQSHVSTLEGRLEDRDDRIDELEGELEASRRKERKEVRRNREVTRYRRKAERLEYERDEARETVEALEEKVDRMKALWKLDHSNFSDVSAKKEGLVPVKVVEKFTKGALREADEQYGIATGDVVYLRDASGAGRSTAELLAGFEPRVVLKDGGLSEIADELLFENEIPVGPAGDVAMQEVDELAVAREDDVEAVIDDWREQAKKRELDRKAAMVDQLISEHRAGNNEV; encoded by the coding sequence GTGAGCACGCGAACGAGTGCGCTTGATGCAGTCGTTTTCGGGGTCGACGTCCAGAGCGGTGACGTGCGTGGCGATGCGCCCTCCTACGCGCTCGTCGTCCTCGAGGGTGAGGACGTCAGGCGGGATGTCGTCTCTCACCGGAAGCTCAGGCGACTGATCGATGACGAGAAGCCAGCCATCGTCGCGACGGACAACATGTACGAGCTGGCCGCCGACAAGGACCAGCTCGTCCACTTTCTTGGCTCGTTACCAACCGAGACGATGCTCGTTCAGGTGACCGGTGACGAACGACCTGAACCGCTCTCGCGCGTCGCGAGACGCCACGGCATCCCCTACGGCAAGGAGCCGATGAAAGAAGCCGAGGCTGCAGCGCGACTGGCCGCCCACAACGTCGGGTACGAGGTCTCCGCGTTTACCGACACGACCACCGTCAAGGTCTCGAGGGGCCGGTCGACCGGCAGCGGCGGCTGGAGCGAGGATCGGTTCACCCGGCGCATCCACGGCTCGGTCAAAAAGCGCGCCCGCGAGGTCGAGTCGGAACTCGAGCGGGTGAACCTCGAGTACGACGTCGAGATCCGCGAGGCCTACGGCGGCTATGCGAACGCCGTCTTCACCGTCGAGGCTCGGCCGGCCGACATCCCGGTCTCGCGAAATCGGTCGGGCGACGTCCGCGTCGAGATCGAACGCGAACGACGCGACGGGATCGAGTTCCGCCCGCTCGCGAAACGCCACGACCACGTCGTCGTCGGCATCGATCCGGGGACGACGACCGCCGTTTCCATCGTCAGTCTCGAGGGCGAAGTGTTAGACGTCTTTAGCTCGCGTACGACCGATACGGCCGCAGTGATCGAGTGGATCGTCGAACGGGGCCGTCCGATCATCGTTGCGGCGGACGTGACGCCGATGCCCGAGACGGTCGAAAAGTTCCGCCGGAGCTTCGACGCCGCGGGCTGGACGCCCGAGCGCGACCTCCCGATCGACGAGAAACAACACCGGACCCGCGACCACCCATACGACGATGACCACCAGCGCGATGCAATGGCCGCGGCGCTGTACGCCTTCGACGCGCACGAAGACCAGTTCGGCCGGATCGACGCCAAACTCCCGGCCGGGATCGACCGCGGCGAAGTCATCGCCCGCGTCGTCGCCGGCGAGGAGAGCGTTGAAGCCGTCCGCAGGGATCTCGAGGACGACGACGAACCCGAAGCTGAATCCACTCAGCCGGAACCGCGCGAACTCACCGCCGAAGAACGGCGTATCCGGGACCTCGAGCGACAGGTCGAACGCCTCCAGTCACACGTCTCGACGCTCGAGGGCCGACTCGAAGACCGAGACGACCGGATCGATGAACTCGAGGGCGAACTCGAGGCGAGTCGCCGGAAAGAACGCAAGGAAGTCCGCCGAAACCGCGAGGTGACCCGCTACCGTCGGAAGGCCGAACGCCTCGAGTACGAACGCGATGAGGCCCGTGAGACGGTCGAGGCGCTCGAGGAGAAAGTCGATCGGATGAAAGCCCTGTGGAAGCTCGATCACTCGAACTTCAGCGACGTCTCGGCGAAAAAAGAGGGGCTCGTGCCGGTCAAAGTCGTCGAGAAGTTCACGAAGGGGGCGCTCCGTGAAGCCGACGAACAGTACGGGATCGCCACTGGTGACGTTGTTTATCTGCGTGATGCGAGCGGCGCGGGTCGGTCGACCGCGGAGTTACTCGCCGGATTCGAGCCACGGGTCGTCCTCAAAGACGGCGGGCTTTCGGAGATCGCGGACGAACTCCTCTTCGAGAACGAGATTCCGGTCGGTCCGGCTGGTGACGTGGCGATGCAGGAAGTCGACGAGCTCGCGGTGGCCCGCGAGGACGACGTCGAGGCCGTAATCGACGACTGGCGCGAGCAAGCGAAAAAACGGGAACTGGACCGCAAAGCCGCGATGGTCGATCAACTCATCAGTGAACACCGGGCCGGTAACAACGAAGTCTGA
- a CDS encoding DMT family transporter — MTSKRDILLFLALAIAWGTAFSAIEIGLESLPPMLFAALRFDVAAFLFVGAVVALGLEWRPQTSGDWTAIAVAGVLLVGAHFAFLFVGQSYVSSAVAAIVTSLIPILTPPVALLVLPRYRVRAPAVVGLAVGLAGIVVIAVPGGSLDGHLVGIGLLLASVIVFVVGSVLLERTARTLPMVSLQAWAMTVGAVILHGASILHPAEGGLGGAVAPSALAALLYLGVVSTAGGFLAYFLLLERVGATEASLVNYAVPVVAAVVGWAALGETITLATIAGFALIVAGFALCKIDVLWRQVGPMIGYGPRRRPTAGRGVVVDGNQYLAGDDVHGEYDTGESGRISHGTGAD, encoded by the coding sequence ATGACTTCAAAGCGAGACATCTTGCTCTTCCTCGCGCTCGCGATCGCCTGGGGGACCGCCTTCAGCGCGATCGAGATCGGCCTCGAGTCGCTGCCACCGATGCTCTTTGCGGCGCTTCGGTTCGACGTCGCTGCGTTTCTGTTCGTCGGCGCTGTCGTCGCCCTCGGCCTCGAGTGGCGGCCACAAACGAGCGGTGACTGGACCGCCATCGCCGTCGCTGGCGTGCTTCTCGTGGGCGCACACTTTGCGTTCCTGTTCGTCGGCCAATCATACGTCTCGAGCGCCGTCGCAGCGATCGTCACCAGTCTGATTCCGATCCTCACGCCGCCGGTTGCCCTGCTGGTCCTGCCCCGCTATCGAGTTCGCGCACCCGCCGTCGTCGGCCTCGCAGTCGGCCTGGCAGGCATCGTCGTCATCGCCGTCCCCGGCGGCTCGCTCGACGGCCACCTCGTCGGTATCGGCCTCCTGCTCGCCTCCGTGATCGTGTTCGTCGTCGGCTCGGTCCTGCTCGAGCGAACCGCTCGAACGCTGCCGATGGTCTCACTGCAGGCCTGGGCCATGACCGTTGGCGCGGTGATCCTTCACGGCGCGAGCATCCTCCACCCCGCCGAGGGCGGGCTCGGCGGGGCGGTGGCACCGTCCGCGCTCGCCGCACTCCTCTACCTCGGCGTCGTCAGTACCGCAGGTGGCTTTCTGGCGTACTTCCTGTTACTCGAGCGGGTGGGTGCCACCGAGGCGAGTCTGGTCAATTACGCCGTTCCGGTCGTGGCGGCGGTCGTCGGCTGGGCCGCGCTGGGCGAGACGATCACGCTCGCTACGATCGCCGGCTTCGCGCTGATCGTCGCCGGCTTCGCGCTGTGTAAGATCGACGTCCTGTGGCGACAGGTCGGTCCGATGATCGGCTACGGGCCACGGCGACGCCCGACGGCAGGACGCGGCGTCGTCGTCGACGGGAACCAGTACCTGGCCGGCGACGACGTCCACGGCGAGTACGACACGGGAGAGTCGGGTCGTATCTCACACGGGACGGGCGCCGACTGA